A stretch of Hemicordylus capensis ecotype Gifberg chromosome 9, rHemCap1.1.pri, whole genome shotgun sequence DNA encodes these proteins:
- the ZNF276 gene encoding zinc finger protein 276 isoform X1 codes for MKRDRRGRFLPAGAAGGSALESPPSQRREAPARARRGRPVAARAPEKKSAPPPPEEKEPPPQPPDRHRAAASPGARSAAEAQEEEAAEAAGVGRALSTGYCRLCHGKFSSRSLRHAFGKVPVMSESAKKQRRLDQVFFADFQRLVGVAVRQDPALPQFVCKKCHAQFYKCRSILRAFIQKVNISPAGHVKARGKNNVLQPPPPAAEGGAPSLADVIPSSPQCLHSLVMWTHRHAESCQLVPSLQRVLPSEYCRVLRAVWGCREGHDYVMSTDPDCGALLLDDASPAKPELSQSARRHVAGNGVDAHSTPPEPQARTAAGQPPASTTTPLPASATGNQDLQSEDLPSLPDAAAGAPLQEESLPQPCGPLNGSLGQLSEKPVPSSAPDERVKDEFSDLSEGDSSSEDENNKRARSSDDSFEPYPEKKVSNNRKAGSKEAKKAEEPKVRKKPGPKPGWKKKIKCEREELPTIYKCPYQGCTAVYRGADGMKKHIKEHHEEVRERPCPHPGCNKVFMIDRYLQRHVKLIHTEVRNYICDECGQTFKQRKHLSVHQMRHSGAKPLQCEICGFQCRQRASLKYHMTKHKAETELEFACDQCGKRFEKAHNLNVHMSMVHPLTQTQDKAKAAEPEQAAAPPDPLGTAEKQPVKLELSTQQEPT; via the exons ATGAAGCGCGATCGGCGCGGCCGGTTCCTGCCCGCGGGCGCAGCGGGCGGGTCAGCGCTGGAGTCTCCGCCGTCGCAAAGGCGGGAGGCCCCTGCCCGGGCCCGCCGCGGCCGCCCCGTCGCTGCCCGGGCGCCGGAGAAGAAGagcgcgccgccgccgcccgagGAGAaggagccgccgccgcagccgcctGATCGCCACCGGGCCGCCGCCTCGCCAGGAGCCAGGAGCGCCGCCGAGGCGCAGGAGGAAGAGGCGGCAGAAGCAGCTG GAGTCGGCCGGGCCCTGAGCACAGGCTACTGCCGGCTGTGCCACGGGAAGTTCTCCTCCCGGAGCCTACGGCACGCCTTCGGAAAGGTCCCGGTGATGAGCGAGAGCGCCAAGAAGCAGCGGCGCCTGGACCAAGTCTTCTTCGCGGATTTCCAGCGCCTGGTGGGGGTGGCTGTCCGGCAGGACCCTGCCCTGCCCCAGTTCGTCTGCAAGAAGTGCCACGCCCAGTTCTACAAGTGCCGCAGCATCCTCAGAGCCTTCATCCAGAAGGTGAACATCTCCCCCGCCGGCCACGTCAAGGCCAGAGGAAA GAACAACGTGCTCCAGCCTCCTCCGCCTGCTGCCGAAGGAGGCGCCCCCTCTTTGG CAGACGTGATCCCTTCCAGCCCCCAGTGCCTGCACAGCCTGGTGATGTGGACGCACCGCCACGCCGAGAGCTGCCAGCTGGTGCCGAGCCTGCAGCGCGTGCTGCCCTCCGAGTACTGCCGGGTCCTCCGAGCCGTGTGGGGCTGCCGGGAGGGCCACGACTACGTCATGAGCACGGATCCGGACTGCGGCGCCTTGCTGCTTGATGACGCCTCGCCCGCCAAGCCGGAACTGAGCCAGAGCGCCAGGCGGCATGTGGCGGGCAACGGGGTGGATGCCCACAGCACCCCGCCGGAGCCTCAGGCCAGGACAGCCGCCGGCCAGCCGCCGGCAAGCACGACAACGCCTTTGCCTGCATCAGCCACGGGGAACCAGGACCTCCAGAGCGAGGATTTGCCCTCCTTGCCTGACGCTGCCGCCGGAGCTCCTTTGCAGGAGGAAAGCCTGCCCCAGCCCTGCGGCCCACTGAATGGTAGTCTAG GACAGTTGAGCGAGAAGCCGGTTCCGTCTTCAGCACCGGATGAGCGGGTAAAAGACGAGTTCAGTGACCTTTCTGAGGG AGACTCCTCCAGTGAGGATGAGAACAACAAGAGAGCCCGCTCTTCGGATGACTCCTTTGAGCCTTACCCAGAAAAGAA GGTGTCCAACAACAGGaaggcaggcagcaaagaagccaAGAAGGCAGAAGAGCCCAAAGTCAGGAAGAAGCCAGGACCGAAGCCTGGCTGGAAGAAGAAGATCAAATGTGAAAG AGAGGAGCTGCCGACTATTTACAAGTGTCcttatcagggctgcacagctgtgTACAGAGGCGCAGATGGCATGAAG AAGCACATCAAAGAGCACCACGAGGAGGTCCGGGAGAGGCCCTGTCCGCATCCAGGCTGCAACAAGGTCTTCATGATTGACCGGTACCTTCAGCGCCACGTGAAGCTCATTCATACCG AGGTACGGAACTATATCTGCGACGAATGCGGCCAGACGTTCAAGCAACGCAAGCACCTCTCGGTCCATCAGATGCGCCACTCAGGAGCTAAGCCCCTGCA gTGCGAGATCTGCGGCTTCCAGTGCCGGCAGCGGGCCTCCCTCAAGTACCACATGACCAAACACAAGGCCGAGACGGAGCTGGAGTTTGCCTGTGACCAGTGCGGGAAGCGCTTTGAGAAGGCCCACAACCTGAACGTCCACATGTCCATGGTGCACCCGCTGACCCAGACTCAGGACAAAGCCAAGGCGGCTGAGCCCGAGCAGGCAGCTGCCCCGCCGGACCCTTTGGGGACTGCCGAAAAGCAGCCGGTCAAGTTGGAACTGAGCACGCAACAGGAGCCTACCTGA
- the ZNF276 gene encoding zinc finger protein 276 isoform X2, translating to MKRDRRGRFLPAGAAGGSALESPPSQRREAPARARRGRPVAARAPEKKSAPPPPEEKEPPPQPPDRHRAAASPGARSAAEAQEEEAAEAAGVGRALSTGYCRLCHGKFSSRSLRHAFGKVPVMSESAKKQRRLDQVFFADFQRLVGVAVRQDPALPQFVCKKCHAQFYKCRSILRAFIQKVNISPAGHVKARGKNNVLQPPPPAAEGGAPSLDVIPSSPQCLHSLVMWTHRHAESCQLVPSLQRVLPSEYCRVLRAVWGCREGHDYVMSTDPDCGALLLDDASPAKPELSQSARRHVAGNGVDAHSTPPEPQARTAAGQPPASTTTPLPASATGNQDLQSEDLPSLPDAAAGAPLQEESLPQPCGPLNGSLGQLSEKPVPSSAPDERVKDEFSDLSEGDSSSEDENNKRARSSDDSFEPYPEKKVSNNRKAGSKEAKKAEEPKVRKKPGPKPGWKKKIKCEREELPTIYKCPYQGCTAVYRGADGMKKHIKEHHEEVRERPCPHPGCNKVFMIDRYLQRHVKLIHTEVRNYICDECGQTFKQRKHLSVHQMRHSGAKPLQCEICGFQCRQRASLKYHMTKHKAETELEFACDQCGKRFEKAHNLNVHMSMVHPLTQTQDKAKAAEPEQAAAPPDPLGTAEKQPVKLELSTQQEPT from the exons ATGAAGCGCGATCGGCGCGGCCGGTTCCTGCCCGCGGGCGCAGCGGGCGGGTCAGCGCTGGAGTCTCCGCCGTCGCAAAGGCGGGAGGCCCCTGCCCGGGCCCGCCGCGGCCGCCCCGTCGCTGCCCGGGCGCCGGAGAAGAAGagcgcgccgccgccgcccgagGAGAaggagccgccgccgcagccgcctGATCGCCACCGGGCCGCCGCCTCGCCAGGAGCCAGGAGCGCCGCCGAGGCGCAGGAGGAAGAGGCGGCAGAAGCAGCTG GAGTCGGCCGGGCCCTGAGCACAGGCTACTGCCGGCTGTGCCACGGGAAGTTCTCCTCCCGGAGCCTACGGCACGCCTTCGGAAAGGTCCCGGTGATGAGCGAGAGCGCCAAGAAGCAGCGGCGCCTGGACCAAGTCTTCTTCGCGGATTTCCAGCGCCTGGTGGGGGTGGCTGTCCGGCAGGACCCTGCCCTGCCCCAGTTCGTCTGCAAGAAGTGCCACGCCCAGTTCTACAAGTGCCGCAGCATCCTCAGAGCCTTCATCCAGAAGGTGAACATCTCCCCCGCCGGCCACGTCAAGGCCAGAGGAAA GAACAACGTGCTCCAGCCTCCTCCGCCTGCTGCCGAAGGAGGCGCCCCCTCTTTGG ACGTGATCCCTTCCAGCCCCCAGTGCCTGCACAGCCTGGTGATGTGGACGCACCGCCACGCCGAGAGCTGCCAGCTGGTGCCGAGCCTGCAGCGCGTGCTGCCCTCCGAGTACTGCCGGGTCCTCCGAGCCGTGTGGGGCTGCCGGGAGGGCCACGACTACGTCATGAGCACGGATCCGGACTGCGGCGCCTTGCTGCTTGATGACGCCTCGCCCGCCAAGCCGGAACTGAGCCAGAGCGCCAGGCGGCATGTGGCGGGCAACGGGGTGGATGCCCACAGCACCCCGCCGGAGCCTCAGGCCAGGACAGCCGCCGGCCAGCCGCCGGCAAGCACGACAACGCCTTTGCCTGCATCAGCCACGGGGAACCAGGACCTCCAGAGCGAGGATTTGCCCTCCTTGCCTGACGCTGCCGCCGGAGCTCCTTTGCAGGAGGAAAGCCTGCCCCAGCCCTGCGGCCCACTGAATGGTAGTCTAG GACAGTTGAGCGAGAAGCCGGTTCCGTCTTCAGCACCGGATGAGCGGGTAAAAGACGAGTTCAGTGACCTTTCTGAGGG AGACTCCTCCAGTGAGGATGAGAACAACAAGAGAGCCCGCTCTTCGGATGACTCCTTTGAGCCTTACCCAGAAAAGAA GGTGTCCAACAACAGGaaggcaggcagcaaagaagccaAGAAGGCAGAAGAGCCCAAAGTCAGGAAGAAGCCAGGACCGAAGCCTGGCTGGAAGAAGAAGATCAAATGTGAAAG AGAGGAGCTGCCGACTATTTACAAGTGTCcttatcagggctgcacagctgtgTACAGAGGCGCAGATGGCATGAAG AAGCACATCAAAGAGCACCACGAGGAGGTCCGGGAGAGGCCCTGTCCGCATCCAGGCTGCAACAAGGTCTTCATGATTGACCGGTACCTTCAGCGCCACGTGAAGCTCATTCATACCG AGGTACGGAACTATATCTGCGACGAATGCGGCCAGACGTTCAAGCAACGCAAGCACCTCTCGGTCCATCAGATGCGCCACTCAGGAGCTAAGCCCCTGCA gTGCGAGATCTGCGGCTTCCAGTGCCGGCAGCGGGCCTCCCTCAAGTACCACATGACCAAACACAAGGCCGAGACGGAGCTGGAGTTTGCCTGTGACCAGTGCGGGAAGCGCTTTGAGAAGGCCCACAACCTGAACGTCCACATGTCCATGGTGCACCCGCTGACCCAGACTCAGGACAAAGCCAAGGCGGCTGAGCCCGAGCAGGCAGCTGCCCCGCCGGACCCTTTGGGGACTGCCGAAAAGCAGCCGGTCAAGTTGGAACTGAGCACGCAACAGGAGCCTACCTGA
- the ZNF276 gene encoding zinc finger protein 276 isoform X3: MSESAKKQRRLDQVFFADFQRLVGVAVRQDPALPQFVCKKCHAQFYKCRSILRAFIQKVNISPAGHVKARGKNNVLQPPPPAAEGGAPSLADVIPSSPQCLHSLVMWTHRHAESCQLVPSLQRVLPSEYCRVLRAVWGCREGHDYVMSTDPDCGALLLDDASPAKPELSQSARRHVAGNGVDAHSTPPEPQARTAAGQPPASTTTPLPASATGNQDLQSEDLPSLPDAAAGAPLQEESLPQPCGPLNGSLGQLSEKPVPSSAPDERVKDEFSDLSEGDSSSEDENNKRARSSDDSFEPYPEKKVSNNRKAGSKEAKKAEEPKVRKKPGPKPGWKKKIKCEREELPTIYKCPYQGCTAVYRGADGMKKHIKEHHEEVRERPCPHPGCNKVFMIDRYLQRHVKLIHTEVRNYICDECGQTFKQRKHLSVHQMRHSGAKPLQCEICGFQCRQRASLKYHMTKHKAETELEFACDQCGKRFEKAHNLNVHMSMVHPLTQTQDKAKAAEPEQAAAPPDPLGTAEKQPVKLELSTQQEPT; encoded by the exons ATGAGCGAGAGCGCCAAGAAGCAGCGGCGCCTGGACCAAGTCTTCTTCGCGGATTTCCAGCGCCTGGTGGGGGTGGCTGTCCGGCAGGACCCTGCCCTGCCCCAGTTCGTCTGCAAGAAGTGCCACGCCCAGTTCTACAAGTGCCGCAGCATCCTCAGAGCCTTCATCCAGAAGGTGAACATCTCCCCCGCCGGCCACGTCAAGGCCAGAGGAAA GAACAACGTGCTCCAGCCTCCTCCGCCTGCTGCCGAAGGAGGCGCCCCCTCTTTGG CAGACGTGATCCCTTCCAGCCCCCAGTGCCTGCACAGCCTGGTGATGTGGACGCACCGCCACGCCGAGAGCTGCCAGCTGGTGCCGAGCCTGCAGCGCGTGCTGCCCTCCGAGTACTGCCGGGTCCTCCGAGCCGTGTGGGGCTGCCGGGAGGGCCACGACTACGTCATGAGCACGGATCCGGACTGCGGCGCCTTGCTGCTTGATGACGCCTCGCCCGCCAAGCCGGAACTGAGCCAGAGCGCCAGGCGGCATGTGGCGGGCAACGGGGTGGATGCCCACAGCACCCCGCCGGAGCCTCAGGCCAGGACAGCCGCCGGCCAGCCGCCGGCAAGCACGACAACGCCTTTGCCTGCATCAGCCACGGGGAACCAGGACCTCCAGAGCGAGGATTTGCCCTCCTTGCCTGACGCTGCCGCCGGAGCTCCTTTGCAGGAGGAAAGCCTGCCCCAGCCCTGCGGCCCACTGAATGGTAGTCTAG GACAGTTGAGCGAGAAGCCGGTTCCGTCTTCAGCACCGGATGAGCGGGTAAAAGACGAGTTCAGTGACCTTTCTGAGGG AGACTCCTCCAGTGAGGATGAGAACAACAAGAGAGCCCGCTCTTCGGATGACTCCTTTGAGCCTTACCCAGAAAAGAA GGTGTCCAACAACAGGaaggcaggcagcaaagaagccaAGAAGGCAGAAGAGCCCAAAGTCAGGAAGAAGCCAGGACCGAAGCCTGGCTGGAAGAAGAAGATCAAATGTGAAAG AGAGGAGCTGCCGACTATTTACAAGTGTCcttatcagggctgcacagctgtgTACAGAGGCGCAGATGGCATGAAG AAGCACATCAAAGAGCACCACGAGGAGGTCCGGGAGAGGCCCTGTCCGCATCCAGGCTGCAACAAGGTCTTCATGATTGACCGGTACCTTCAGCGCCACGTGAAGCTCATTCATACCG AGGTACGGAACTATATCTGCGACGAATGCGGCCAGACGTTCAAGCAACGCAAGCACCTCTCGGTCCATCAGATGCGCCACTCAGGAGCTAAGCCCCTGCA gTGCGAGATCTGCGGCTTCCAGTGCCGGCAGCGGGCCTCCCTCAAGTACCACATGACCAAACACAAGGCCGAGACGGAGCTGGAGTTTGCCTGTGACCAGTGCGGGAAGCGCTTTGAGAAGGCCCACAACCTGAACGTCCACATGTCCATGGTGCACCCGCTGACCCAGACTCAGGACAAAGCCAAGGCGGCTGAGCCCGAGCAGGCAGCTGCCCCGCCGGACCCTTTGGGGACTGCCGAAAAGCAGCCGGTCAAGTTGGAACTGAGCACGCAACAGGAGCCTACCTGA